One region of Zerene cesonia ecotype Mississippi chromosome 15, Zerene_cesonia_1.1, whole genome shotgun sequence genomic DNA includes:
- the LOC119832358 gene encoding cathepsin F-like yields MTSEKPCYNVADAPALFEKFIKDNNRVYADDSDRKIHYEAFVKNLEKINAMNAQGSAVYDINKFADYTEEEWKNMFGFRKS; encoded by the exons ATGACAAGTGAAAAACCGTGTTACAACGTGGCCGACGCGCCAGCGCTCTttgagaaatttataaaggATAACAATAGAGTTTATGCGGACGATAGCGATCGGAAAATTCACTATGAAGCATTTGTTAAGAACCTTGAGAAAATTAATGCTATGAATGCTCAAGGCTCGGCggtttatgatataaataaatttgcagACTATACGGAGGAGGAATGGAAAAACATGTTCGGATTTCGCAAAA gTTAA
- the LOC119832327 gene encoding senescence-specific cysteine protease SAG39-like, with product MIRICCILLVIAAMASGAPASSKPYYKLEDAPTLFEKFIKDYDKVYKDDADRALHYEAFVRRLDQINKANAANSSATYDINKFADYTAQDSKHLTGVLRPNSST from the exons ATGATACGTATCTGTTGCATTTTGTTAGTAATAGCAGCTATGGCGAGTGGTGCGCCCGCATCGAGTAAACCGTATTATAAGTTAGAAGATGCTCCGACACTCTTCGAAAAGTTTATCAAAGATTATGACAAAGTGTATAAGGACGACGCGGACCGTGCCCTCCATTATGAGGCATTCGTGAGAAGATTGGATCAGATAAACAAAGCGAATGCCGCTAATTCTTCAGCTACGTACGATATAAACAAGTTCGCAGATTATACGGCGCAGGACAGTAAACATTTGACTGGAGTTCTTAGGCCAAATAGCA GTACTTAG